The DNA region GATGACAGCGGGGTGATGTGGATAGGGACTTATAAGAAAGGTGTGGCCTATTATAATGAGAGCATTTTTAAGTTTTCCATCAACCGCCTGGGCGATATCAACTGCCTGGAAGAGTGTGGTAATGGTTGCCTGTGGCTGGGCAGCAATGATGCCGGATTAATGCATTGGAACTCACGGACGGACGAAAAGAAAATATATACCCACTCACGGACGGGTAATTCCATAGCCTCCAATGTAATTGTCACTTTGTTGCAGGCAACCGACGGCAAACTGTGGATAGGCACTTTCTGGGAAGGTCTGGACTGCTTTGACGGTAAACGCTTCGTGAATTACCGCAACCGTCCCGGAGATGAGAATTCGCTGGCTAACAATAATGTTTGGGCGCTGGCGGAAGACAAGGATGGAAATATATGGATTGGTACGTTAGGCGGAGGCCTGCAATGCCTGAATCCGAAGACGGGGAAGTTTATCACCTATACCATGGCTAATTCCGACCTCATCTCCAATCATATTTCTTCTATCTGCATCACCCGCGACAATCGGCTTGTTATCGGCACCGCTTCTACGGGTGTTGCCATTATGGATTTGAACATTCGGAAGATAACCAATATGGTAGGTAACCTGTCGGGGAGCCAGCGTTTCTCCAATCAAAGTATAAATCAGGTCTATGAAGATAGTCGGGGACTGATATGGATAGGAACGCGCAATGGGCTGAATCTGTATAACCCGAAGAATGACCGTTTGCAGATTGTCTCTTCCGGTCGGGACGAAGCAATGGAATACATTGCCGGTATTGCGGAGGATGAGAACAAAAATATGTGGGTGACCACGGGGAACGGGGTACTGAATATTATCCCTTCCATCGATACGAAAACCGCAGATTATGCATTCCATTATTATGTATATGATGATAAGGATGGTTTGCAAGGGTCGGAGTTCAATCAGCGTTCCATCAAGCAGCTCACTTCGGGAGAGATTGCGATGGGGGGCATGTACGGGCTCAATACATTCAGTCCTAACGGCATCAAATATAACCTTACGCTACCGAAGGTGATGTTTACCGGCTTCCAGCTGTTCAATGAAGAGATTGAGATCGGGAAGGAGTACGGAGGGCGCGTCTTGCTGCGCGAGTCGTTGAATAAAGTCAGGGAGATAGAACTCGACTATAAACAGAATGTCTTCACCGTACTGTTTGCATCGGACAATTACATCATGCCTGATAAGACCCGGTATTTGTACAAGTTGGAAGGTTTTAACGAAGACTGGCTGTCGGGTACGGCCGATATGCACCGCGTCACTTACACGAATCTGGCGCCCGGTACTTACCAGCTGAAAGTAAAAGCCGTCAATGGTGACGGATATGCAGGGACGGAGGAAGCGAGCCTTAAGATTATCATCCGGCCACCTTTCTGGATGACTTCATGGGCATACGTCATTTATGTTTTGTCGCTGATAGGGGTACTGATGCTTGCCCGCAATGCGGTGCTGCGCCGTGAGCGTAATAAATTCAAAATACAGCAAATGGAACATGAAGCGGAGAGGAATGAGGAGGTGAACCAGATGAAGTTCCGTTTCTTCACCAATGTGAGTCATGAGTTGCGTACTCCGTTGACGCTGATTATCTCACCGTTGGAGAGTATGATAAAAGAGACGAAGGATGAAAGGAAACTGGGCCAGTTGAAGTTGATGCACCGCAATGCCTCACGCCTGCTGAATTTGGTGAATCAGCTGCTGGACTTCCGTAAGAATGAGGTGGCAGGTCTGCATCTCAGCCTTTCCGAAGGAGAAATCGTGTCGTATGTTCACTCTATATGCAACTCATTCCTGATGCTTTCGGAAAAGAAGAACGTGCATCTCACTTTTTTCTCGGCGGTAGAATCGCTGAATATGTCGTTCGATGAGGATAAGATGGGTAAGGTAGTGATGAATCTGCTTTCTAATGCGTTTAAGTTTACTCCGGATGGAGGGAGGGTGGATGTCTCTCTTGAACTGATAAAAGGAACTACGGAAACATTGGAAATCAAAGTATCCGATACGGGGGTAGGTATCAGCGACCTTGATAAAGAACGTATATTCGAACGTTTCTATCAATCGGAGCGTAAAGGCGATGGTAATCCCAGTACGGGGAGTGGTATCGGTTTGAGTCTGGTGCGCGATTACGTTACGTTACATGGCGGTGTAGTGCGCGTGTTCGACAATGTGGGTACGGGCAGTGTGTTTGTGGTAGATATCCCCGTAAAGCATTCCGTAGTCAATGTGGTTACTCCACTCTCCGAAGAAGCGGCGGAAGAGGATGCGGTGGCTTTGGCATTGGAATCAGAAGAAAAGCCGGAGATTGAAGTACCGGGCGAAGACGGGAGAAAGAAGCCACTTGCGCTGATTGTAGATGACAATGAAGACTTTGTTTCTTTCATGCGCTATACATTAAGTCTGTATTTCCGTATAGAATCTGCCGGAAACGGAAAGATAGCCTGGCAGATGATACCGGAACTGATGCCGGATATCATCGTCTGTGACGTGATGATGCCTGAAATGGACGGGAACGAACTGTGCCGTTGGGTGAAGGCTGACAAGCGTACAAGTAATATTCCGTTTGTGTTACTTACGGCCAAGCAATCCGTAGAGAATAAGGTGGAAGGCCTGACGATTGGTGCTGATGACTATGTGACGAAACCTTTCAATATGGAGGTACTGATTTTGCGCATGCGCAAACTGATAGATTTGAGTAGCAAAAATAAACTTCGCACCCGTATTGATCCCGAACCGAGTGAAATTGTTATCACTTCGATGGATGAAAAGCTGATTGAGAATGCGATAAAGTATGTGGAGACCCATATTGCCCGTCCCGATTTATCTGTGGAAGAATTGAGTCATGAACTGGGCATGAGCCGGGTGCATCTCTATAAAAAGCTGTTGCAGATTACCGGTAAAACTCCGATAGAATTTATTCGCATTATCCGGCTGAAACGTGCGGCACAACTTCTGCGCGAGAGCCAGCAGAATGTGTCGGAGGTTGCCTATCAGGTGGGCTTCAATAACCCCAAATATTTCAGTAAGTATTTCAAGGATGAATTCGGTGTTTTACCCTCTGTATATCAGGAAAAGGAGGGTAAATAACAAAAAGTACCCATTGTTGAAACATCTGATATTTCTATAAATCAAATAAGCCCTTTCCTTTCAACATCGGGAGGGCTTGTTTACTGTATGATTTCCTACTTTTACACTCGGAGAAAATAACTTTAAAAACAAAGATATGAAATTGAAAAACACTTCAGTTTGTTTGCTCGCGGGATGGATGCTGATGGCATGCTCCGGAGGCGGGTATGAGAAGACAAGTAACGGCATTATTGTAAATGTCGAACAACAGCAACCGACAGATGTGCGAAAGGTGAAGGTTGAAGTAATGGGAGAGAAGTTGATTCATGTGTCGGCCACTCCCGAAAAAAACTTTTCAAAGGCGGAAAGCCTGATTATAGTTCCCCAAAAAGATAAGACGGATTTCAGCGTGGAAGAAAGTGAAGATGCCGTTTCGGTAAAAACCTCGGAGGTGTGCGCCATCGTATCCAAAGCTACGGGTGAAGTACGCTTTACCGATGCTTCCGGTAACCTGATTTTGGCGGAAGATGAGAAGGGCAGGAGTTTCCAGCCTATCGAAGTGCAGGGAACAAAGGCGTATACGGTCCGTCAGGTATTCCAGTCACCCGATGATGAGGCGTTCTACGGACTGGGACAACACCAGGCTGATGAATTCAACTATAAAGGTAAGAACGAGGAACTTTTCCAGTATAATACAAAGGTTTCTGTACCTTTTATCGTTTCCAATAAGAATTACGGTATTCTGTGGGATAGTTATTCGCTTTGCCGTTTCGGCGATCCACGTGATTATGCACAGTTAAGCACAGTTTTCAAACTCTATGATAAGGAGGGCAAGGAAGGGACTTTGACAGGAACATACGTACCCTCTCAGAAATCGACAGCGGAGACACTGGTACGCCGGGAAGATTCTGTTTATTTTGAACATCTGAAATCGGAAGATTTGTCGAAGGTGGTGAACCTGCCCGAAGGATTTCCTTTCATGGGTTCGCAGGTGACGTATGAAGGAGAAATTGAGCCGATGGAGAGTGGTCAGTTCCGTTTCATCCTCTATTATGCAGGATATATGAAGGTGTATATTGACAATGAACTGGTAGTTCCCGAACGTTGGCGTACGGCTTGGAATCCGAACAGTTATAAGTTTGCGGTAGACCTGAAAGCCGGCAAGCGTGTTCCATTGAAGATTGAATGGACTCCCGACGGATATGTATCCTATTGCGGTTTGCGTGCGTTGTCTCCTGTATCTGCTGAAGAACAGAACAAACAGTCGTGGTGGGGAGAGATGCAGAATGAAATCGATTATTATTTTGTTTATGGCGAGGATATGGACGAGGTAATCAGTGGATACCGTGCTCTGACCGGAAAATCACAAATCATGCCGAAGTGGGCGATGGGATACTGGCAGAGCCGCGAACGTTATAAGACGCAGGAAGAAATATTGGATGCTTTGAAGGAATTCCGTAAACGTCAGATTCCCATTGATAATATTGTGCTCGACTGGAGCTACTGGCCGGAAAATGCCTGGGGCAGTCATGAGTTCGACAAAGCTCGTTTCCCTGATCCGAAAGGAATGGTAGATTCTATTCATGCCCTGAATGCCAAGATGATGATTTCCGTTTGGCCGAAATTCTATATGACCACGGAACATTATAAAGAGTTTGATGAAAAAGGCTGGATGTATCAGCAGGCCGTTAAAGACAGCATCCGTGACTGGATTGGCCCCGGTTACATTGGTTCTTTCTATGATGCTTATGCTGAGGGTGCACGGAAACTGTTCTGGAAACAGATGGAAGATCATCTTTATCCCCTCGGAATTGATGCCTGGTGGATGGATGCCAGTGAACCGAATGTACGCGACTGTACGGATTTGGCTTACCGGAAAGCTTTATGTGGTCCGACTGCTCTCGGTCCGTCCGATCAATATTTCAATGCGTATGCGTTGATGAATGCTGAGGCTATTTATGACGGACAACGTGCCATAGACAATGACAAACGTGTATTCTTGCTGACTCGTTCGGGATTTGCCGGATTGCAACGTTATTCTACCGCAACGTGGAGTGGCGATATCGCTACCCGTTGGGAAGATATGAAGGCACAGATTTCTGCCGGACTGAATTTTGCACTCAGCGGTATTCCTTACTGGACAATGGACATTGGCGGATTCTGCGTAGAAAAACGCTATGAGGACGGACAAAAGGAATTCAATAAGACCGGAAAAGAGAATGCGGACTATAAGGAATGGCGTGAGTTGAATACGCGTTGGTATCAGTTTGGCGCATTCTGTCCGTTGTTCCGTGCGCATGGACAGTATCCGTTCCGTGAGGTGTGGAATATAGCTCCCGAAGGACATCCGGCTTATAGTTCTATAGTGTATTATACGAAGTTACGCTATACGATGATGCCTTATATTTATTCATTGGCCGGGATGACTTATTTTGATGATTATACAATTATGCGTCCGCTGGTAATGGACTTTACGGCAGATACAAAGGTGAATAATATCAGTGACCAGTTTATGTTCGGTCCGGCGTTGATGGCGGCTCCGGTGTATGAGTATGGTGCACGCAATCGGGAGGTCTATTTCCCGGCAACTTGCGGTTGGTATGATTTCTATACCGGTAAGTATATGGCCGGTGGCGGGCAGTTGAAAGTGGACGCTCCCTATGAACGTATGCCGCTCTATGTACGCGAAGGGGCTATTGTGCCTTACGGACCGGAAATGCAGTATAGTGACGAGAAGCCTGCGGAAGAAATTACACTGTATGTATATGCGGGTAAAGATGGTGAGTTCACTTTGTACGAGGATGAAGGTGTGAATTACAACTACGAAAAAGGACAGTATGCCACTATCCCGTTTACTTATAATGATGCGGAAGGTACTCTGACTATTGGTGACCGTGCAGGAGAATTTCCCGGTATGCTGAAAGAACGTACATTTAACGTTGTAAAGGTAAGTAAGGATAAGCCGCAACCTTTTGACGCAAAGGCTAAGGGTATGGTGGTGAAGTATGATGGGAAGCGGCAGAGTGTAAAATTGTAAAACGAGTAAATGATAATTTAGGGGCATGATACTCGGACTATCTTAATTCTCCTCCTCCTGGGAGGAGGAGTACCCGTAGGGGGAGGTGGTAGGTAAAACAAATACCTATGAATCACAAGGCTAAGGAATTCTTTCTCACCTACCACCCCGCCCTTTGGGCACCCCTCCTCCCAGGAGGAGGGGAATTAAGATAGTCCGTATATCAGTAGACTGCCGCCGCTAAATTATCATTTATACAATCAATATCATGAAACAACTATTTATAATACTAATATCCTGTTTGCTCCTCTTCTTAATATTGGGAGGTTGTACCTCCGCTGAACGGGTTACTGATAGCCGTCGACAGGACTTCACCGCTGACTGGACTTTCCATTTGGGAGATGACTCTGCGGCATCCCGTCCCGATTATGACGACACGGCATGGCGGATCCTCAATCTTCCACATGACTGGGCCATCGAGGGGGAATTCAGCAGAGATAATCCTTCCGGAACAGGAGGCGGGGCATTACCCGGTGGTATCGGTTGGTATCGCAAAACGTTTACTGTTGACAAAGCGGATGAAGGCAAGCGCTTGTATATTGATTTTGACGGTGTATATATGAATTCGGAAGTCTTTATCAATGGTCATTCTCTTGGTGTACGTCCTTATGGATATGTCTCGTTCAGTTACGATCTGACTCCCCATATCAAGTGGGGCGGAAAGAATGTAGTTGCCGTACGTGTGGACAATGCGGAACAACCTAATTCCCGCTGGTACTCGGGATGTGGCATCTACCGTAATGTATGGCTTACGAAACTTAACCCTGTGCATATAGCGCAATGGGGTACTTTTATCACGGCGGAAGACGTGTCGAAGAACAGTGCCCGGCTAAACATACGTACTAAAATACAGTATGATGTGGCCGCTCAACTGCAAGATTCCGTGAAGCAGGCGGATGGCACGTATGTTGTTTTTGACTCGGAAATTGTTCCCCTGGCAGATGTTGTGTTGCAGTCACGGCTGATGGATGCGGAAGGGCATGTTGTGGGTGAGGTTGCATCGGAACTGCAAGTGATACCTGCCTGTCCGAACGAGGTAGAACAGGAAATTGTAGTGAAGACTCCTAATCTCTGGAGCGTGAACACTCCTTATATATATAAGGTACACAGTATCCTTATTGATAAGATAACCGGTAAGGTACTGGATAATTACTGTACGAATACCGGTATCCGTACCTTCCGTTTTGATGCACAGAAAGGGTTTATTCTGAATGGAGAACGGCTGAAGATTAATGGTGTATGTATGCATCACGATCTGGGGTGTCTTGGGGCGGCAGTCAATATCCGCGCTATCGAGCGCCAGCTGGAGATACTGCAAGAAATGGGCTGTAACGGCATTCGCTGTTCTCATAATCCTCCCTCACCTGAACTGCTCGATCTTTGTGACCGTATGGGATTTATCGTAATGGATGAGACGTTCGATATGTGGCGCAAAAGAAAAACGGCTCATGATTATTCCCGTTACTTCAACGAGTGGCATGAACGCGATCTGACGGACTTGATACTTCGCGACCGTAACCATCCTTCTGTTTTCATTTGGAGCATCGGTAACGAAGTGCTGGAACAATGGTCGGATGCAAAAGCGGATACGCTGACCTTGGAACAAGCGAATCTGATTCTGAATTTTGGTCATGATCAGAGTATGCTGGCGAAAGAAGGTGAGATGAGCGTGAACTCTTTACTGACGAAGAAACTGGCAGATATGGTAAAAGCCCTCGATTCTACCCGTCCCGTTACGGCTGGCTGTAATGAACCGAACCCGAATAATCACTTGTTCCGTTCGGGAGCATTAGATCTCATCGGCTTCAATTACCATGATGATTGGTTTGCCGGTGTACCCGAGAAATTTCCCGGTAAACCTTTCATTGTGGCGGAAAGTGTATCAGCACTGATGACACGTGGCTACTACCGGATGCCGAGTGACGAAACAGTTATTTGTCCTGAACGTTGGGATAAACCTTATTTTGATGATAGTTTCTTCTGTTCTTCGTATGATAACTGTCATGTACCTTGGGGGAACAGCCATGAGGGCACGATGCGCCACGTGAAAAATAATGATTTTATCAGCGGACAGTATGTCTGGACCGGGTTTGACTATTTGGGTGAACCGACTCCTTACGGTTGGCCTGCCCGTAGCTCTTATTTCGGTATTGTCGATCTGGCCGGTTTCCCGAAAGATGTGTATTATCTTTATCAGTCGGAATGGTATCCGGAGAAAAAAGTATTGCACCTTTTTCCGCATTGGAATTGGACGCCGGGACAGGATATAGATATGTGGGCTTATTATAATAATGCGGATGAGGTAGAGCTTTTTGTAAATGGTGAGTCGCAGGGCGTGCGTACAAAAGGTAAGGATGATTTTCATGTCGTATGGCGTGTGAGGTATGAACCGGGTGTGGTAAAAGTCGTTTCCCGCAAGGATGGAAAAACGGTATTGGAAAAGGAAATACATACAGCCGGAGAACCTGCACAGATACGCTTGACAGCTGATCGGAATGAAATCAAATCAGATGGCAGAGATCTTAGTTTTGTAACAGTGGAGGTACTGGATAAAGATGGTAATCTTTGTCCGAATGCCGATAGTCAGATCATGTTCGATGTGCAAGGTGCAGGATTCATTGCCGGTGTAGACAATGGTAGTCCTGTTTCAATGGAGAAATTCAAAGCTGATCATCGCAAGGCTTTCTATGGGAAGTGCCTGGTGGTTGTTCAAAGTGACGGAAAATCCGGAGGCATCAAACTGACGGCTACATCCGAAGGATTGAAAACGGCAGTGACCGCTATTAAAGCAAAATAAAAGTAACTTGTTAGCAGAATTCATTCATAACGGTATAGAAAAGAACAAAAGTGATTAGTGTTTGGTGATAAGTGATTAGCGCCATTCGGTATACTATTTTTTAGACGCGGATGACACGGATAACGCGGATAACGCGGATTTAAAAGGCTGCGCTATAAACGTGGATAAAAAAAAGATCCGCGTCATCCGTGTCATCCGCGTCTAAAAGATTATTTATCATTTAGCTCATAACCGAAAAGAAATGAATGAATTCCGCCAACGACTAAAAGTAATATCTTTAATGTAATAATAATGAAGAAACAACTCTTTTCAACTCTCCTGTTTGCCTGTTCATTGACTACTCTGACAGCGCAAACTCCTGTATATTTAGATGATACGCAACCCATTGAAGCACGTGTAAAAGATGCTCTCAACCGTATGACACTGGAAGAGAAAGTAGCCCTTTGCCATGCGCAGAGCAAATTCAGCAGTCCCGGTGTGCCCCGTCTTGGTATCCCCGAACTTTGGATGAGTGATGGACCTCACGGTGTTCGTGCAGAAATCAACTGGAATGATTGGGGATATGCCAAATGGACTAATGACAGTATTACTGCTTTTCCTGCCTTGACTTGTCTTGCCGCTACCTGGAATCCGGAAATGTCCGCCATCTACGGCAAGGCTATTGGTGAAGAAGCCCGTTATCGGGAAAAAGATGTTCTTTTGGGCCCCGGCGTTAATATCTATCGTACTCCTCTGAATGGCCGTAATTTTGAATACATGGGGGAAGATCCTTATCTGGCAGGCGTGATGTGTGTACCTTATATTCGGGAGATACAGAAAAACGGGGTTGCCGTAAGTGTGAAACACTATGCTCTGAACAATCAGGAGTTATGGCGTGGACACATTGATGTGCAACTAAGTAATCGTGCCTTACACGAAATCTACCTCCCCGCTTTCAAGGCTGCTGTGCAGAAAGGCGGTGCCTGGACCGTGATGGGAGCCTATAACAAGGTGCGTGGTCAGCACGCCTGCCACAGTGATCTTTTGCTGAATAAGATTTTGAAGAACGACTGGGGTTTTGACGGTGTAGTCGTAACCGATTGGGGTGGTGCCCATGATACTTACGAAGCAGCCATGAATGGCTTGGACATCGAGATGGGATCCTATACCAACGGTCTGACCTCAGAAAGTGCATTTACCTTCGACGATTATTATCTGGCTAAACCTTATCTCCGGATGTTGAAGGAAGGTAAGGTACCTATGAGCACAGTGGATGATAAAGCATCCCGTATTCTTCGCTTGATATTCCGCACGGCGATGAATCGTCAGAAACCTTATGGTTCGCTAACAAGTGAAGAACATTATCAGGCTGCCCGTGAGATTGGTAATGAGGGTATTGTGCTTCTGAAAAACACACCTGTCCAGAAAAAAGGTATCCCTTTGCTGCCGCTTGATGGCTCTAAATATCAACGTATACTGGTAGTAGGTGACAATGCTGTCCGCTTGTTGAACGAAGGAGGCGGTTCTTCTGAACTGAAGGTAAAAGATATGGTATCTCCACTCGATGGTATGCGCGCTCTTTATGGTGACAAGGTGGTTTATACGAAAGGTTACGCTGCCGGACGTCCGATGTATGGGCGTGCAGAAGAAATTCCCCGGTCGGTGATGGATTCCTTGCGCACAGCAGCGACTGAACTTGCCAAAGAAGCCGATCTTGTGATTTTGTTCGGTGGATTGAATAAGAATCATTTTCAGGATTGTGAAGCTGGCGACCGTGTGACATACGGTTTGCCATTCGGACAAAATGAACTGATTGAATCTCTGTTGGGAGTCAATAAAAATATGGTATTGGTATTGTTGAGTGGTAATGCCGTGGAAATGCCTTGGCTGAATAAAGTTCCGGCCGTCCTGCAAGGTTGGTATCTGGGATCTATGGGTGGCAATTCACTTGCTGATGTACTGAGTGGTGCGGTGAATCCCAGCGGAAAACTTCCTTTTTCCTTCCCTGTGAAATTGACGGATTGCGGTGCGCATGCATTTGACGAATTGAGTTATCCGGGTGATAGTATCAAGCAGGTCTACAAAGAAGATATTCTGGTAGGTTATCGTTGGCATGATGCCAAGAAGATTCCCGCCTTATTCCCTTTCGGGTATGGTTTGAGTTATACGACTTTTGCCTATGGCAAACCAGTAGCTTCTGCTAAAACAATAACTGCTGACAATTCTCTGACTGTGACCATTCCTGTAAAGAATACGGGTAGTATTGCCGGAAAGGAAGTCGTGCAATTATATGTAAGAGATGAAAAATGTAGTGTTTTGCGTCCTGTGAAAGAGTTAAAGGCGTTCCAAAAGATAACTTTGGCACCGGGTGAAGAAAAAGAAGTAACCTTCACCATCACTCTGGATGATTTGAAGTTCTATGATGAAACTGTTGGCGGATGAACGGCAGAACCGGGTAAGTTTAAGGCTTATATCGGAGCCTCTTCCGCAGATATTCGTGGAACGGTCGGGTTCGAACTGAAATAGTGGGAGCTCTCACTTTGGCTGAGAGTTTGTTAAAAATGACGGATAGTGTGCGGGTGAATTATTATTTGCCCGCACTTATTGTTTTATAGGGCGTATCTGAGAAATAAGTAGGTTATGTGATGATATTTTTAGTGTTAAAGGCTAAAATGAAGTGAAGATGTAATATAAACGAAAGTTCCTGTTACATATCTTTTAGCTTTTCAGTGTTTGATTCCTTATCTTTGTGATATTCAAAGAATCTTTTTACGCCTTTAACCTGAAAAATATGAGAAACATGAAAACGCTGCTATTTTTATTAGGTAACCTTTTTATTCTGACGGTTCAGGCACAATCCTTGCAGTCATCTTGCAATCAGCCCCGTAGTGGTGACCGGCTCGTGAAACGTATGATTGCTACTTGCGAACCGGGGCCAAGTGGAAGTGGGCAAATCTGGGATTTTAGTGATCTGGAACTTAAGGATGCCGGTTATGAATTGAAGTACGTGTCGCAAGGCATTGATACTATCGTTGGTATTGAGCATCATACCATGTACTATTACCGTACCTCCGGTGATTCTCTTTTTTGTCTGGGTTATGAAAATCCTTCTACTTTTATTTTTTATCAAAAGCCGGAGTTGCTTATGGCTTTTCCTGTCTTTCAAGGGCGGGTAATGACTGATTACTTTGATGGAAAAGGAAATTACTGTGAACGGATGGAGGTGCGGCTGCGTGGTAAAAGTACTGTCAAGGCCGATGCTTCCGGTATTTTGATACTGCCTGAAGGAGATACGCTGCGTAAAGTCATTCGTACTTATACTCATAAGCTCATTCATCAAAGAATGCTTCCAAGGATTGCCATGCAGGATTCCTTGCAGTTGGATACTCTATCTTTTGGGTTAAATCGTGACAGCATTGAGTATTTGCTGGTCGGTGACTCTGTTCGTCAGGAAGTTGAGGCATGGCGTTGGTATGCAGACGGTTACCGTTATCCCATAATGGAAACCGTGAAAAGCATCGTTTATAGGTTTGGAGTTCCTCATGAGCATTTTACCATATCCTTTACCTATCTGCCCGATGAGCAATATTATGATTTACCTTATGATACAGACAACCAGGAACGACGTGATCTGAGTGCTGATGAAGAGCATGAACGGAATTGGAAAAATGCCGATGAAAGCGCCCAAAACAAGAAAAATAATAGTGTGATAAGTTATAACTTCCATATAGGAAAGGGTGGAAGCTTGCACATTAATTATGAATTGAAGCAACCGGAAGAAGTAACTTTGATGCTTTACGACCTGCAGGGGTGTCAGTTGGCGGGGATTCAACATGCCGGCCAAACTATTGGCAATTATAAAGAAGTAATTTCTATGGATAGTTGTCCGAGAGGTGAATACCTGCTTCGGATAACTGTCGGAGAGAATCTGTATGGAGAAAAGATAATCAAATACTAATAAGAAACGACTGTAATTATGTTACATAATAAAATACTTAGGAGCGGTATACTTTTCTTTGCCGCTATCCATATATCCATTGTTCTAAACGGACAGACGGCCATTCAGCCGGTTGCTCCTTCTGTTCCCACGTCTCCTCAGGCTGAGGCTTTCAAGAAGTATGGAGATTTTGAAATTAATTATTCAACGGGAATTCCTGATATCTCTATTCCGCTGTTTGAGATTAACCATCGGGGTTATAAATTACCGATAATCTTGAAGTATAATCCGCAGCCGCTTCGTCCCGGCTATAATTATGACGTTTATGGGCACGGCTGGGGACTATCTGTCAACAGTTGCATTTCGAGGACTATCGAGTATCTTCCGGACGAATGGAGGGATTTTAAATTGGAAACGGATAAATTGTCGAATAGTTTTGAAGTTTATAGAAGAGGAGGAGGCATTACGAATATTAATCTTGGGCATGATATTTTTAATGCTGTTCTGCCGGACGGTTCGTCTTTCGAGTTTGTGGTTCGCAGAGGGACAGATGGACTGGAATACATTGTTTCGGATAGCAGGTCGGTCCAGATCAGTTGCAGTCACTCTTCTTCCAACATAAATTCCTTTACAGTGATTGACGAGCACGGCATAAAGTACATTTTTGACGGAGCTGATACTCCTTACAGAGGGATTGGTGCACCGAGTAGCGTGTATTACGATTCCTATGTATCCTGGCAGCTGTCAAGTATTCAATTGCCGAACTCTACGGAACCTATCGTATTTCGTTACGGTCTTTCCATGGCATCCAAATACAAACGATATGCCAAGAATGCCGCTGTCCTTCTACGCTATGATCTTGAATCGCCTTATACGGGAAAGGCGGATGCCATAGAGAATTACCAAGTCTATTGCTATAAGATGAAACTTCTTACTTCCATTGAATACGGAAGCACAAGTATAAGTCTACTCTATAAGAACAGTGCGGCGAATGCTGAGTATAACTATGTGGATAAGGTCATAATCAAGGATAATGGTAACCTTGTCCGGGATATTCAGTTGAATAAATCAATACATACTTATTCCTGTGCCGGTG from Bacteroides sp. MSB163 includes:
- a CDS encoding hybrid sensor histidine kinase/response regulator transcription factor, yielding MKRLILLIVLVVVMCFSAVAHNFMFKHLEVRDGMPSNQINAIYKDSRGFMWFGTASGLTRYDGYRFKVFYSSDNDPTSLPDSYIEKIVEDGEGRLWIRTGENGYIIYNWDTENFVRDVRSWMWNIGIDGTPRHVFVDSLKNMWFVVDGKGCYRYRPGEKKADVLPFGEKGIPEGIVIDMIECKDGIVLVYENGHVFCIDREEVKVKWELTDIMEKMGNRTDIFFLYVDKDEDLWIYGSPGVWAYNLPEKKWQSQWDFNDRGQAHVVAIAQDRQGRIWFGKDQDGIDIWNKATGETVSLTYNVDDERGLPNNTINVFYEDDSGVMWIGTYKKGVAYYNESIFKFSINRLGDINCLEECGNGCLWLGSNDAGLMHWNSRTDEKKIYTHSRTGNSIASNVIVTLLQATDGKLWIGTFWEGLDCFDGKRFVNYRNRPGDENSLANNNVWALAEDKDGNIWIGTLGGGLQCLNPKTGKFITYTMANSDLISNHISSICITRDNRLVIGTASTGVAIMDLNIRKITNMVGNLSGSQRFSNQSINQVYEDSRGLIWIGTRNGLNLYNPKNDRLQIVSSGRDEAMEYIAGIAEDENKNMWVTTGNGVLNIIPSIDTKTADYAFHYYVYDDKDGLQGSEFNQRSIKQLTSGEIAMGGMYGLNTFSPNGIKYNLTLPKVMFTGFQLFNEEIEIGKEYGGRVLLRESLNKVREIELDYKQNVFTVLFASDNYIMPDKTRYLYKLEGFNEDWLSGTADMHRVTYTNLAPGTYQLKVKAVNGDGYAGTEEASLKIIIRPPFWMTSWAYVIYVLSLIGVLMLARNAVLRRERNKFKIQQMEHEAERNEEVNQMKFRFFTNVSHELRTPLTLIISPLESMIKETKDERKLGQLKLMHRNASRLLNLVNQLLDFRKNEVAGLHLSLSEGEIVSYVHSICNSFLMLSEKKNVHLTFFSAVESLNMSFDEDKMGKVVMNLLSNAFKFTPDGGRVDVSLELIKGTTETLEIKVSDTGVGISDLDKERIFERFYQSERKGDGNPSTGSGIGLSLVRDYVTLHGGVVRVFDNVGTGSVFVVDIPVKHSVVNVVTPLSEEAAEEDAVALALESEEKPEIEVPGEDGRKKPLALIVDDNEDFVSFMRYTLSLYFRIESAGNGKIAWQMIPELMPDIIVCDVMMPEMDGNELCRWVKADKRTSNIPFVLLTAKQSVENKVEGLTIGADDYVTKPFNMEVLILRMRKLIDLSSKNKLRTRIDPEPSEIVITSMDEKLIENAIKYVETHIARPDLSVEELSHELGMSRVHLYKKLLQITGKTPIEFIRIIRLKRAAQLLRESQQNVSEVAYQVGFNNPKYFSKYFKDEFGVLPSVYQEKEGK